One Corallococcus silvisoli DNA segment encodes these proteins:
- a CDS encoding CARDB domain-containing protein — protein MSRLSPSWRHTCLLITGTLLITSCGGDSAPSDAALAKSQGHSLNQGADLVITELRAPESVRDGEAFTVNVKVCNPGSAPAYPNGGPLMLQVYLSTTATQQVPAPGAPPTSQQITVGEVDVGPVDAQQCLTRAVSASAIRPPGAPPATAYYLGASVDTSQRVQELNETNNGFVRGLMGVGNGPDLVVSDVKAPASARQGEAFLVDVRVCNVGTASAPSSRVGLYVSTQAPLSVPPPGAPPPTLAPAGDAFVPPLDAGGCVLVQTQAFAQLPPAATTPGQPLYLGAIADPDLSITELREDNNTRVAGRLGIGSLPDLVITEVKGPANVRPGDPISASVTVCNVGTTLAADVRAEVLLSTQATVSPTPNPSPTESPVGQAQGRALDAGRCVTLPVQGFAYPPPASPPDAPLFLAARVDGMLNVPELREDNNTFVKGLVGVGYGPDLVIQSLKAPANVGQSSPFTVEAKVCNVGTGPQNNTAHLELFLSTENPVTAPPRNGPLATRTQVPVGGAEVSYLNASQCQTLSVTTYAQTPADALPNQPLFLGAAVDTFGNVSELREDNNAFTLGVLGVGSAPDLVVTDVRTAANLRDGQPFTATFTVCNQGLGTAYAYGLSLFLSADAAPPVSRPAPFPPPYTNFLPGYALQGRALSNGALAPGQCTPQRATFNALRPPDAGSMPIPRPLNLSAVVDYQGTEQRLDNNGFAVGLVGVGNGPDLVVSELRGPASARPGESITSTVKVCNVGTQPSNTSTRVALYLSTDTPLQGPNPLGGPILPNGSQQLVSEADVPSLSVGACFTRDLLGPASPPPNALPSQPLYLGASVDPGATLQELREDNNTLVAGILSVGNGPDLVITALEAPGTVAPWEPFAASVRVCNVGTEASTSSEAAVIVSTEETWTLPPPGGPMPFPSPPQFLAGMLNVAPIQAGQCTSVLGMMSVSTLPGTSPEQPVYLSAVVDPFQNRAELREDNNVFLRGRLGVGFAADLVITSVTPPASISASRPFTVTVTVCNQGAQDTMSGPRVTLHLLTGSSLSLPPQGAPPVPPGEFLGEASLPPLGAHACVSAPVTGSFSGYVQTGPEQQTYSVGASVDRTWSIQEVRKDNNTFVGPRVGVGEGPDLVITALGGPANVQPGAQMQVPVTVCNQGTQSSDSRVVDFFLSLEPTLPEPAFPGDSLPPSPSQALLGFVEIPPLPQSACATREGSVSAVMPPGAPPDAALFLGAAVRRGSFSAELREDNNTFVRGRIGVGYAPDLIITEVTAPFSVRGGDSFSTTVKVCNQGTADTGPNGGRLELFLSTQPVLEFPGAGPMSSNQVILGGLDVGSLPAQHCTTRQLITTAQTPASAPGSGLFYIGALVDSRRGVMELREDNNAFVQGFLAVLP, from the coding sequence ATGTCACGGCTATCGCCGTCATGGAGACACACGTGTCTGCTCATCACGGGCACGCTCCTCATCACCAGCTGCGGAGGTGACAGCGCGCCCTCCGACGCGGCCCTCGCGAAGAGCCAGGGCCATTCGCTCAATCAGGGGGCGGACCTGGTCATCACCGAGCTGCGCGCGCCCGAAAGCGTCCGCGACGGGGAGGCCTTCACCGTCAACGTGAAGGTCTGCAACCCGGGGTCCGCGCCCGCGTACCCCAACGGCGGCCCGCTGATGCTTCAGGTGTACCTGTCCACCACCGCGACCCAGCAGGTGCCCGCGCCCGGGGCTCCGCCCACATCCCAGCAGATCACCGTGGGCGAGGTGGACGTGGGGCCGGTCGACGCCCAGCAGTGTCTGACGCGGGCCGTGAGCGCCTCCGCGATCCGGCCCCCAGGGGCGCCTCCCGCGACGGCCTACTACCTGGGCGCCAGTGTCGACACCTCGCAGCGGGTGCAGGAGCTCAATGAGACCAACAACGGCTTCGTGCGCGGCCTGATGGGCGTGGGCAACGGGCCGGACCTCGTGGTCTCCGACGTGAAGGCGCCCGCCAGCGCGCGGCAGGGAGAGGCCTTCCTGGTGGACGTGCGCGTCTGCAACGTGGGGACCGCCTCCGCCCCTTCGTCCCGCGTGGGGCTGTACGTCTCCACGCAAGCCCCCTTGAGCGTCCCGCCCCCGGGTGCGCCGCCCCCGACCCTGGCGCCAGCGGGCGACGCGTTCGTCCCGCCCCTGGACGCGGGCGGCTGCGTCTTGGTCCAGACGCAGGCGTTCGCTCAGCTTCCCCCCGCGGCCACCACGCCCGGGCAGCCGCTATACCTGGGCGCCATCGCCGATCCGGACCTGTCGATCACCGAGCTGCGCGAGGACAACAACACGCGCGTCGCGGGCCGCCTGGGCATCGGCTCCCTGCCCGACCTGGTGATCACCGAGGTGAAGGGGCCGGCCAACGTCCGGCCGGGGGATCCGATCTCCGCCTCCGTGACGGTGTGCAACGTGGGCACGACCCTGGCCGCTGACGTGCGCGCGGAGGTGCTCCTGTCCACGCAAGCCACGGTGTCCCCCACGCCGAACCCCAGCCCGACGGAGTCCCCCGTCGGTCAGGCGCAGGGGCGTGCGCTCGACGCCGGACGCTGCGTCACCCTGCCCGTGCAGGGCTTCGCGTACCCGCCCCCCGCCTCGCCGCCGGATGCGCCGCTGTTCCTGGCCGCGCGCGTGGACGGGATGCTGAACGTCCCGGAGCTGCGTGAGGACAACAACACCTTCGTGAAGGGGCTCGTGGGCGTGGGGTATGGCCCCGACCTGGTGATCCAATCGCTGAAGGCGCCCGCCAACGTCGGGCAGTCCTCGCCCTTCACCGTCGAGGCGAAGGTCTGCAACGTGGGCACGGGCCCTCAGAACAACACCGCCCACCTGGAGCTGTTCCTCTCCACGGAGAACCCGGTGACGGCCCCGCCGCGCAATGGTCCCCTGGCCACGCGGACCCAGGTCCCCGTGGGGGGCGCGGAGGTTTCCTATCTGAACGCCAGCCAGTGCCAGACGCTGTCGGTGACCACCTACGCCCAGACACCCGCGGACGCCCTCCCCAATCAGCCCTTGTTCCTGGGAGCGGCCGTCGACACCTTCGGGAACGTCTCGGAGCTGCGCGAGGACAACAACGCCTTCACCCTGGGGGTGCTGGGCGTGGGGTCGGCGCCGGACCTGGTTGTCACCGATGTGCGCACCGCCGCGAACCTCCGGGACGGTCAGCCCTTCACCGCGACCTTCACGGTCTGCAACCAGGGCCTCGGCACCGCGTACGCGTATGGACTCTCGCTGTTCCTCTCCGCGGACGCGGCGCCGCCCGTGTCGCGACCCGCGCCGTTCCCCCCGCCGTACACGAACTTCCTGCCTGGATACGCTTTGCAGGGACGTGCCCTGTCGAACGGCGCCCTGGCGCCCGGGCAGTGCACCCCGCAGCGCGCCACCTTCAACGCCCTGCGTCCGCCTGACGCAGGATCCATGCCCATCCCGAGGCCCTTGAACCTGAGCGCGGTCGTCGACTACCAGGGGACCGAGCAGCGCCTGGACAACAACGGCTTCGCGGTGGGGCTCGTGGGCGTGGGGAACGGACCGGATCTCGTGGTCTCCGAGCTCCGCGGCCCTGCCAGCGCGCGGCCCGGTGAGTCCATCACCAGCACCGTGAAGGTCTGCAACGTGGGCACCCAACCGTCGAACACCTCCACGCGCGTGGCGCTCTACCTGAGCACGGACACCCCACTGCAGGGGCCGAATCCACTGGGCGGCCCGATCCTGCCCAACGGCTCACAGCAGCTCGTGAGCGAGGCGGACGTGCCCTCGCTGAGCGTGGGAGCCTGCTTCACGCGGGACCTGCTCGGACCGGCGTCGCCGCCTCCCAACGCGCTGCCGTCGCAGCCGCTGTACCTGGGCGCCAGCGTCGACCCGGGGGCGACGCTCCAGGAGCTGCGCGAGGACAACAACACCCTCGTGGCGGGCATCCTGAGCGTGGGCAACGGGCCGGACCTGGTGATCACCGCGCTGGAAGCGCCCGGCACCGTCGCGCCGTGGGAGCCGTTCGCCGCGAGCGTGCGCGTCTGCAACGTGGGCACGGAGGCGTCGACCTCCAGCGAGGCGGCGGTCATCGTGTCCACGGAGGAGACCTGGACCCTGCCTCCGCCGGGCGGGCCGATGCCGTTCCCGTCCCCCCCTCAGTTCCTGGCGGGCATGCTCAACGTCGCGCCGATCCAGGCCGGTCAATGCACGAGCGTGCTGGGGATGATGTCCGTCTCCACGCTGCCCGGGACTTCCCCGGAGCAGCCCGTGTACTTGAGCGCCGTCGTGGACCCGTTCCAGAACCGCGCCGAGCTGCGTGAGGACAACAATGTCTTCCTGCGGGGACGGCTGGGGGTGGGCTTCGCGGCAGACCTGGTCATCACCTCGGTGACGCCGCCCGCCAGCATCTCGGCGTCGAGGCCCTTCACCGTGACCGTCACCGTCTGCAACCAGGGCGCTCAGGACACGATGTCCGGGCCCCGGGTGACGCTGCACCTGTTGACGGGCTCCTCGTTGTCCCTGCCTCCCCAGGGTGCGCCCCCGGTGCCGCCCGGCGAGTTCCTGGGCGAAGCCTCCCTGCCGCCACTGGGAGCGCATGCCTGCGTCTCCGCGCCGGTGACCGGGAGCTTCTCTGGATATGTCCAGACCGGGCCGGAGCAGCAGACGTACTCCGTGGGCGCCAGCGTCGACCGGACCTGGAGCATCCAGGAGGTGCGCAAGGACAACAACACCTTCGTCGGGCCGCGCGTCGGCGTGGGTGAAGGGCCAGACCTCGTCATCACCGCCCTCGGTGGACCGGCCAACGTCCAGCCCGGAGCGCAGATGCAGGTGCCCGTCACCGTCTGCAACCAGGGCACGCAGTCTTCCGACTCCCGGGTCGTGGACTTCTTCCTCTCCCTGGAGCCCACCCTGCCGGAGCCGGCCTTCCCGGGAGATTCCCTCCCGCCGTCCCCCAGCCAGGCCCTGCTGGGCTTCGTGGAGATCCCGCCCCTGCCCCAGAGCGCGTGCGCCACGCGCGAGGGCTCCGTCTCCGCCGTCATGCCGCCGGGCGCGCCACCGGACGCGGCGCTCTTCCTGGGCGCCGCCGTGCGCCGCGGCTCCTTCTCCGCGGAGCTGCGCGAGGACAACAACACCTTCGTGCGAGGCCGCATCGGCGTGGGGTACGCACCGGACCTGATCATCACGGAGGTGACCGCGCCCTTCTCCGTGCGCGGGGGGGATTCGTTCTCCACCACCGTGAAGGTCTGCAACCAGGGCACCGCCGACACGGGCCCGAACGGCGGCCGGCTGGAGCTGTTCCTCTCCACCCAGCCCGTCCTGGAGTTCCCGGGCGCGGGGCCGATGTCCTCCAATCAGGTCATCCTGGGGGGACTGGACGTGGGCTCGCTGCCCGCGCAGCACTGCACGACGCGCCAGCTCATCACGACCGCCCAGACGCCGGCCTCGGCCCCGGGCTCCGGGCTGTTCTACATCGGCGCGCTGGTGGATTCGCGACGGGGCGTGATGGAGCTGCGCGAGGACAACAACGCCTTCGTGCAGGGCTTCCTCGCGGTGCTGCCGTAG